The Pogona vitticeps strain Pit_001003342236 chromosome 3, PviZW2.1, whole genome shotgun sequence genome includes a window with the following:
- the LOC110075823 gene encoding uncharacterized protein LOC110075823, translated as MAALDPKAKAKKTLGTVDYVESSEFAQGILPTKKDVIQNMLYLLHPKRAGQAQRSKEDAAQLLAELLQEHWLFCNLYTIATQSIKKHILKVYEEFSKLYQSRKRRKNELFTQKADDFNRSSEQLFDIFCTDTVTREKLEQYGGVKMTDIEWKFLEDQRSERKMYFEDFMDKKQMETIERRRKVESLEHFRKIAEEEREARKHKGMSSNRAEQAIDDVSERKKDDSCLERSKGIGGFSHKAKRKRLSSGWITGTATSTSYSDAVAPECQHIRMSIRKVRPGFYETFDKYENC; from the coding sequence ATGGCAGCTTTGGAtcctaaagcaaaagcaaaaaagactCTGGGAACTGTTGATTATGTGGAATCATCAGAATTTGCACAAGGAATTTTGCCTACAAAAAAGGATGTCATTCAAAATATGTTATATCTGTTGCATCCCAAAAGGGCTGGGCAAGCCCAGCGATCCAAAGAAGATGCTGCCCAGTTGCTTGCTGAACTTCTGCAGGAACACTGGTTGTTTTGCAATTTGTATACTATAGCAACACAAAGCATAAAGAAGCATATTCTTAAGGTGTATGAGGAATTCTCAAAATTGTATCAGTCCAGAAAGCGAAGGAAAAATGAGCTGTTTACACAGAAAGCAGATGACTTCAACAGGAGCTCAGAGCAGCTTTTTGATATATTTTGTACAGACACTGTAACAAGAGAGAAGTTGGAACAGTACGGTGGTGTGAAGATGACAGACATTGAGTGGAAATTTCTTGAAGATCAGAGAAGTGAACGGAAAATGTACTTTGAGGATTTCATGGACAAGAAACAAATGGAAACAATAGAAAGACGAAGAAAGGTAGAGTCACTAGAGCATTTCAGGAAGATtgctgaagaagagagagaggcaCGTAAACATAAAGGCATGAGTTCCAACCGAGCTGAGCAGGCCATTGATGATgtcagtgaaagaaagaaagatgattcTTGTCTTGAACGCAGCAAGGGAATTGGAGGTTTTTCACATAAGGCAAAAAGAAAGCGCTTATCTTCTGGCTGGATTACTGGGACAGCAACTTCAACTAGCTATAGTGATGCAGTTGCCCCTGAATGTCAACATATACGTATGAGCATCAGAAAAGTCAGGCCAGGGTTCTATGAGACTTTTGACAAATATGAAAACTGCTAA